A stretch of Trichomycterus rosablanca isolate fTriRos1 chromosome 8, fTriRos1.hap1, whole genome shotgun sequence DNA encodes these proteins:
- the LOC134319194 gene encoding Fanconi anemia group A protein-like isoform X4, whose product MEESSLTQSFHRPSFSSLIASRTGRKRKLPSERELQDAAINLITHNQDISALLLETTSGCGSTTLSCEVSSAGTDGMWKHDGQIRLIESELCRQAETLCVPVSLLSVRMVVETLVSLHGSPHSTMIDSAHRVKLMTLLRSARELLNVGAFSPKLFWQEYWKTQPVLEVLYRLHTEDLLPLEHTLNSAGVAVWLVSQFQSLCGSALMEEDEELRHHMLSTVVCVLVRAGFEDNQDSCVSQTCCLVLDTMLTWLLDSLEETHPTPTGEQPPQPVPAAAVWLGVFDVALYAASVSEDAVRKFFTHTLTRILTHHPRLKVSEAVEMQSQWSFAKTSRSLASLYCKVCVMFRMEEVCSHLQQVLETLEVNWQHVLSCISTLLVYHSHTQSCLKELLSRLLSSAFHSYDVEKMITALLLARQGALEGPAVFPSYSEWFKMSFGGASGYHGNSKKSLVFLLKFLSDLVPFDPPQYLKVHVMHPPYVPVKHRSLLQEFVSLCRTRLSDLKVSVEQMGLYEVVSGAVTEVQPECVAQQDVEKAVALFESTGRISATVMEASIFRRPYFLSRFLSALLTPRMLPEQPDARMAFIESLRKAEKIPAALYYSYTEGCMREQHRAGVSSTQVQAPQVGVQSELQELKRLLSTEASEGEIRGQLAVLSQTLSSACDRQDSQRECDIINLSLDPPTSSYSTPSVVNVILQGFCECVVAACRVAPPNRQCQWVGVFLKMLSGHTQLYTHILHRVVQLLHIQGPSLSAPHVLALAVLVVEQHVCRDQLPLVDLHLAHTHSTRLSPSEALSGALPLSTAPSMHFSLRFSVAAVCYAVCRSSSNRKELTHFVPHHLYKQLLFLMTRLVPEVRADVSAVAVRGSVCSEDENADEEQCVSAWSSVTVSERSVWSSVKALWMNTSIRNLQTHQQHQLSFTEWLMMELQVQRSHDALSDTDRQVYERWACQQWFLPLCERAGGCGGNAETASTHIINTVLNTRLASAPPRTDSCSVDLLSRLQEVLWEVQYTRRRTVKEEEKHFFWDLIHQRCSIVSEPGNISTDLELQRILHICNSIILAVPSPLLVNVRCAGGRSALRCEALMEHINTHQRRGCVPAGVLSCSLTTHFLSAVLSASVNCESPLEAVDVTQISHECPLLLLSTVRWWGCISTVVTSLWERLIGGEQPALIHLLTECNDWVYSSVRGVSARVPEAPALMLAVCLHSALEQQGGATQLSKAKRALTAQKQTEVLVFLLFFYISDLISAYLTAQADLGVNRATDLSVHLITLLMDSSDWLSLFHQSGCGIELTEERSSYQPIVSMVTTDVNMRLMPFAFFSVLAAVDECVLNRVMVTSGFLLTAVMSYISLMKLFLHTHTAEIRSNTLQQTLCRAQQIVLRSISVSPSNSITHNQLHQMEEACRDVDPEVAASLSTLMNLDDL is encoded by the exons ATGGAGGAGAGCAGTTTGACCCAGAGCTTTCACAGACCCAGCTTCAGCTCTCTCATAG CCAGTCGGACGGGGAGGAAGCGAAAGCTGCCGAGTGAGAGAGAACTTCAGGATGCTGCTATAAACCTGATCACACACAACCAGGACATCAGCGCTCTACTGCTGGAGACCACC tCAGGTTGTGGCAGTACCACACTGAGCTGTGAGGTGAGTTCAGCAGGTACAGACGGGATGTGGAAGCATGATGGACAGATCAGACTGATCG agagTGAGCTGTGCAGACAGGCGGAGACGTTGTGTGTACCCGTCTCTCTGCTCTCGGTGAGGATGGTGGTGGAAACACTCGTGAGTTTACATGGATCTCCACACTCGACCATGATTGACTCTGCCCACAGG gttaAGCTCATGACGTTACTGCGTTCTGCTCGTGAGCTGCTGAATGTTGGAGCTTTTAGCCCCAAACTCTTCTGGCAGGAGTACTGGAAAACACAG CCTGTCCTGGAAGTTCTGTACCGTCTACACACTGAGGACCTGCTTCCACTGGAACACACACtgaacag tgctggtgTGGCTGTGTGGTTAGTATCTCAGTTCCAGTCTCTGTGTGGATCTGCTCTGATGGAGGAAGATGAAGAGCTCCGTCATCACATGCTCTCCA cggtGGTGTGTGTATTGGTTCGTGCTGGGTTCGAGGATAATCAGGACTCCTGCGTGTCCCAAACCTGCTGTTTGGTTCTGGACACCATGCTCACCT GGTTACTGGATTCACTGGAGGAGACACACCCCACACCCACTGGTGAACAGCCACCACAACCTGTACCAGCGGCAGCAGTTTG gCTCGGTGTGTTTGACGTGGCGCTGTACGCTGCGTCCGTGTCCGAAGACGCTGTGCGCAAgttctttacacacacactcacacgcattCTCACACACCATCCCCGACTCAAAG taTCAGAAGCTGTTGAGATGCAGAGTCAGTGGAGTTTTGCTAAGACCTCTCGCTCCCTGGCGTCTCTGTACTGTAAG gtgtgtgtgatgttcagGATGGAGGAGGTGTGTTCTCACCTGCAGCAGGTGCTGGAGACCCTTGAAGTAAACTGGCAGCACGTTCTGTCCTGCATCTCAACACTGCTGGTCTATCATTCACACACGCAGTCCTGTCTCaaag agttatTATCCAGATTGCTGAGCTCAGCATTTCATTCTTACGATGTGGAGAAGATGATCACTGCCTTGCTGTTGGCTCGACAGGGGGCGCTGGAGGGTCCTGCTGTGTTCCCCTCCTACAGTGAATGGTTCAAG ATGTCGTTTGGTGGGGCGAGTGGTTACCATGGAAACAGTAAGAAGTCACTAGTGTTCCTATTAAAGTTCCTGTCAGACCTGGTGCCCTTCGACCCCCCACAGTACCTAAAG gtacatgtGATGCACCCCCCGTACGTACCAGTGAAACACCGCTCACTACTACAGGAGTTTGTTTCTCTGTGCAGGACTCGCCTCTCTGACCTCAAG gtttctGTTGAGCAGATGGGCCTGTATGAAGTGGTCTCTGGTGCTGTGACTGAGGTCCAG ccgGAGTGTGTTGCTCAGCAGGATGTAGAGAAAGCTGTAGCTCTGTTTGAGAGCACCGGCAGGATCTCAGCCACTGTGATGGaagccag tattttcagGCGACCATACTTCCTGTCCAGGTTCCTTTCAGCTCTGTTGACCCCACGCATG CTTCCAGAACAACCAGATGCTCGGATGGCCTTCATTGAGTCTTTGAGAAA agcggAGAAGATTCCAGCAGCTCTGTATTACTCGTACACAGAGGGGTGCATGAGAGAGCAGCACAGAGCCG gtgtgAGTAGTACACAGGTTCAGGCTCCTCAGGTGGGAGTTCAGTCCGAGCTACAAGAGCTGAAGAGGTTATTATCTACAGAAGCTTCTGAGGGAG AGATCAGAGGTCAGCTCGCCGTTCTCTCTCAGACTCTCAGCAGTGCGTGTGATCGTCAGGACAGTCAGAGAGAGTGTGACATTATAAATCTGAGCCTGGACCCGCCCACTTCTTCATACTCCACTCCTTCT GTTGTGAACGTGATCCTGCAGGGtttctgtgagtgtgtggtggCTGCATGCAGAGTCGCTCCTCCGAACAg gcagtGTCAGTGGGTTGGTGTGTTTCTGAAGATGCTGTCAGGACACACACAGCTTTATACACacatcctgcacagagtcgtACAGCTACTGCACATACAG ggaccTTCTCTTTCCGCTCCTCATGTTCTGGCTCTGGCCGTGTTGGTGGTAGAGCAGCATGTGTGTAGAGATCAGCTTCCTCTGGTGGATCTTCATctcgctcacacacactccacccgtCTGTCTCCATCTGAAGCTCTGAGTGGAGCTCTACCTTTATCTACTGCTCCCAGCATGCACTTCTCCCTCAG gttctcTGTGGCGGCGGTGTGTTATGCAGTGTGTAGATCCAGTTCAAACCGTAAGGAGCTCACACACTTTGTCCCTCATCATCTCTAtaaacag ctgcTGTTCCTCATGACCCGGTTGGTTCCAGAGGTGCGTGCAGACGTGTCGGCAGTAGCAGTAAGGGGGAGTGTGTGCAGTGAAGATGAGAATGCTGATGAAGAGCAGTGTGTATCTGCATGGTCGAGTGTTACCGTCTCTGAGAGGAGTGTGTGGAGTTCTGTTAAAGCGCTGTGGATGAACACGTCCATTAGGAACCTGCAGACCCACCAGCAACACCag ttgtccTTCACTGAGTGGTTGATGATGGAACTCCAGGTACAGCGCAGTCATGATGCTCTCTCTGATACAGACAG acAGGTGTATGAGAGGTGGGCGTGTCAGCAGTGGTTTCTTCCATTGTGTGAGCGTGCAGGAGGGTGTGGAGGAAATGCTGAAACAGCATCTACACACATCATCAACACTGTACTGAACACAcg gttgGCCTCTGCTCCTCCTCGTACAGACTCATGTAGTGTAGATCTTCTGTCTCGACTgcag gaggtgCTGTGGGAGGTGCAGTACACTCGGAGGAGAAcagtgaaggaggaggagaaACACTTCTTCTGGGATCTGATACATCAAAGATGCTCTATTGTGTCTGAACCAGGAAACATCAGCACTGACCTGGAGCTCCAGAGAATCCTGCACATCTgtaacag TATCATTCTGGCTGTACCCTCTCCTCtgctggtgaatgtgagatgTGCTGGAGGAAGAAGCGCTCTGCGCTGTGAAGCACTTATGGAGCACATCAATACACAtcag agGCGAGGATGTGTTCCTGCTGGTGTTCTTTCCTGCTCCCTCACAACCCACTTCCTTTCA gcaGTCCTCAGTGCAAGTGTGAATTGTGAATCTCCTCTTGAAGCTGTTGATGTCACTCAGATCAGTCATGAATGTCCTCTGCTACTGCTGTCTACtgtg aggtggTGGGGGTGTATATCTACGGTGGTGACATCTCTATGGGAGCGTTTGATTGGAGGAGAGCAGCCTGCACTAATACACCTACTGACGGAGTGCAATGATTGGGTCTacag ttCAGTGAGGGGGGTCTCAGCCCGCGTACCCGAGGCTCCTGCTCTGATGTTGGCCGTGTGTTTACACAGCGCACTTGAGCAGCAGGGTGGCGCCACTCAGCTCAGTAAAGCTAAACGTGCACTCACGGCACAGAAACAAACCGAG gtgCTGGTGTTTCTCCTGTTCTTCTACATATCTGACCTCATTTCAGCTTACCTCACTGCCCag gctgaTCTCGGTGTGAATCGTGCTACAGATCTCAGCGTGCACCTCATCACTCTGCTGATGGACTCCTCTGATTGGCTGTCACTTTTTCACCAATCAGGATGCGGTATAGAGT TAACAGAAGAGAGAAGCTCCTACCAGCCGATCGTTTCCATGGTAACCACAGACGTGAACATGCGACTGATGCCATTTGCTTTCTTCAG TGTGTTGGCAGCTGTAGATGAGTGTGTGTTGAACAGAGTGATGGTGACTTCAGGTTTCCTCCTCACAGCTGTGATGTCATACATCTCACTGATGAAGCtcttcctgcacacacacactgcagagaTCAGATCCAACACACtccaacag ACTCTGTGTAGAGCTCAGCAGATCGTACTGAGGAGCATCAGTGTGAGTCCATCAAACTCCATCACACACAATCAGCTACACcag ATGGAAGAGGCGTGTCGGGATGTTGACCCAGAGGTAGCAGCTTCGTTATCCACCCTGATGAACCTTGATGACCTCTGA
- the LOC134319194 gene encoding Fanconi anemia group A protein-like isoform X3 translates to MEESSLTQSFHRPSFSSLIGMCVFTASRTGRKRKLPSERELQDAAINLITHNQDISALLLETTSGCGSTTLSCEVSSAGTDGMWKHDGQIRLIESELCRQAETLCVPVSLLSVRMVVETLVSLHGSPHSTMIDSAHRVKLMTLLRSARELLNVGAFSPKLFWQEYWKTQPVLEVLYRLHTEDLLPLEHTLNSAGVAVWLVSQFQSLCGSALMEEDEELRHHMLSTVVCVLVRAGFEDNQDSCVSQTCCLVLDTMLTWLLDSLEETHPTPTGEQPPQPVPAAAVWLGVFDVALYAASVSEDAVRKFFTHTLTRILTHHPRLKVSEAVEMQSQWSFAKTSRSLASLYCKVCVMFRMEEVCSHLQQVLETLEVNWQHVLSCISTLLVYHSHTQSCLKELLSRLLSSAFHSYDVEKMITALLLARQGALEGPAVFPSYSEWFKMSFGGASGYHGNSKKSLVFLLKFLSDLVPFDPPQYLKVHVMHPPYVPVKHRSLLQEFVSLCRTRLSDLKVSVEQMGLYEVVSGAVTEVQPECVAQQDVEKAVALFESTGRISATVMEASIFRRPYFLSRFLSALLTPRMLPEQPDARMAFIESLRKAEKIPAALYYSYTEGCMREQHRAGVSSTQVQAPQVGVQSELQELKRLLSTEASEGEIRGQLAVLSQTLSSACDRQDSQRECDIINLSLDPPTSSYSTPSVVNVILQGFCECVVAACRVAPPNRQCQWVGVFLKMLSGHTQLYTHILHRVVQLLHIQGPSLSAPHVLALAVLVVEQHVCRDQLPLVDLHLAHTHSTRLSPSEALSGALPLSTAPSMHFSLRFSVAAVCYAVCRSSSNRKELTHFVPHHLYKQLLFLMTRLVPEVRADVSAVAVRGSVCSEDENADEEQCVSAWSSVTVSERSVWSSVKALWMNTSIRNLQTHQQHQLSFTEWLMMELQVQRSHDALSDTDRQVYERWACQQWFLPLCERAGGCGGNAETASTHIINTVLNTRLASAPPRTDSCSVDLLSRLQEVLWEVQYTRRRTVKEEEKHFFWDLIHQRCSIVSEPGNISTDLELQRILHICNSIILAVPSPLLVNVRCAGGRSALRCEALMEHINTHQRRGCVPAGVLSCSLTTHFLSAVLSASVNCESPLEAVDVTQISHECPLLLLSTVRWWGCISTVVTSLWERLIGGEQPALIHLLTECNDWVYSSVRGVSARVPEAPALMLAVCLHSALEQQGGATQLSKAKRALTAQKQTEVLVFLLFFYISDLISAYLTAQADLGVNRATDLSVHLITLLMDSSDWLSLFHQSGCEERSSYQPIVSMVTTDVNMRLMPFAFFSVLAAVDECVLNRVMVTSGFLLTAVMSYISLMKLFLHTHTAEIRSNTLQQTLCRAQQIVLRSISVSPSNSITHNQLHQMEEACRDVDPEVAASLSTLMNLDDL, encoded by the exons ATGGAGGAGAGCAGTTTGACCCAGAGCTTTCACAGACCCAGCTTCAGCTCTCTCATAG GAATGTGTGTATTTACAGCCAGTCGGACGGGGAGGAAGCGAAAGCTGCCGAGTGAGAGAGAACTTCAGGATGCTGCTATAAACCTGATCACACACAACCAGGACATCAGCGCTCTACTGCTGGAGACCACC tCAGGTTGTGGCAGTACCACACTGAGCTGTGAGGTGAGTTCAGCAGGTACAGACGGGATGTGGAAGCATGATGGACAGATCAGACTGATCG agagTGAGCTGTGCAGACAGGCGGAGACGTTGTGTGTACCCGTCTCTCTGCTCTCGGTGAGGATGGTGGTGGAAACACTCGTGAGTTTACATGGATCTCCACACTCGACCATGATTGACTCTGCCCACAGG gttaAGCTCATGACGTTACTGCGTTCTGCTCGTGAGCTGCTGAATGTTGGAGCTTTTAGCCCCAAACTCTTCTGGCAGGAGTACTGGAAAACACAG CCTGTCCTGGAAGTTCTGTACCGTCTACACACTGAGGACCTGCTTCCACTGGAACACACACtgaacag tgctggtgTGGCTGTGTGGTTAGTATCTCAGTTCCAGTCTCTGTGTGGATCTGCTCTGATGGAGGAAGATGAAGAGCTCCGTCATCACATGCTCTCCA cggtGGTGTGTGTATTGGTTCGTGCTGGGTTCGAGGATAATCAGGACTCCTGCGTGTCCCAAACCTGCTGTTTGGTTCTGGACACCATGCTCACCT GGTTACTGGATTCACTGGAGGAGACACACCCCACACCCACTGGTGAACAGCCACCACAACCTGTACCAGCGGCAGCAGTTTG gCTCGGTGTGTTTGACGTGGCGCTGTACGCTGCGTCCGTGTCCGAAGACGCTGTGCGCAAgttctttacacacacactcacacgcattCTCACACACCATCCCCGACTCAAAG taTCAGAAGCTGTTGAGATGCAGAGTCAGTGGAGTTTTGCTAAGACCTCTCGCTCCCTGGCGTCTCTGTACTGTAAG gtgtgtgtgatgttcagGATGGAGGAGGTGTGTTCTCACCTGCAGCAGGTGCTGGAGACCCTTGAAGTAAACTGGCAGCACGTTCTGTCCTGCATCTCAACACTGCTGGTCTATCATTCACACACGCAGTCCTGTCTCaaag agttatTATCCAGATTGCTGAGCTCAGCATTTCATTCTTACGATGTGGAGAAGATGATCACTGCCTTGCTGTTGGCTCGACAGGGGGCGCTGGAGGGTCCTGCTGTGTTCCCCTCCTACAGTGAATGGTTCAAG ATGTCGTTTGGTGGGGCGAGTGGTTACCATGGAAACAGTAAGAAGTCACTAGTGTTCCTATTAAAGTTCCTGTCAGACCTGGTGCCCTTCGACCCCCCACAGTACCTAAAG gtacatgtGATGCACCCCCCGTACGTACCAGTGAAACACCGCTCACTACTACAGGAGTTTGTTTCTCTGTGCAGGACTCGCCTCTCTGACCTCAAG gtttctGTTGAGCAGATGGGCCTGTATGAAGTGGTCTCTGGTGCTGTGACTGAGGTCCAG ccgGAGTGTGTTGCTCAGCAGGATGTAGAGAAAGCTGTAGCTCTGTTTGAGAGCACCGGCAGGATCTCAGCCACTGTGATGGaagccag tattttcagGCGACCATACTTCCTGTCCAGGTTCCTTTCAGCTCTGTTGACCCCACGCATG CTTCCAGAACAACCAGATGCTCGGATGGCCTTCATTGAGTCTTTGAGAAA agcggAGAAGATTCCAGCAGCTCTGTATTACTCGTACACAGAGGGGTGCATGAGAGAGCAGCACAGAGCCG gtgtgAGTAGTACACAGGTTCAGGCTCCTCAGGTGGGAGTTCAGTCCGAGCTACAAGAGCTGAAGAGGTTATTATCTACAGAAGCTTCTGAGGGAG AGATCAGAGGTCAGCTCGCCGTTCTCTCTCAGACTCTCAGCAGTGCGTGTGATCGTCAGGACAGTCAGAGAGAGTGTGACATTATAAATCTGAGCCTGGACCCGCCCACTTCTTCATACTCCACTCCTTCT GTTGTGAACGTGATCCTGCAGGGtttctgtgagtgtgtggtggCTGCATGCAGAGTCGCTCCTCCGAACAg gcagtGTCAGTGGGTTGGTGTGTTTCTGAAGATGCTGTCAGGACACACACAGCTTTATACACacatcctgcacagagtcgtACAGCTACTGCACATACAG ggaccTTCTCTTTCCGCTCCTCATGTTCTGGCTCTGGCCGTGTTGGTGGTAGAGCAGCATGTGTGTAGAGATCAGCTTCCTCTGGTGGATCTTCATctcgctcacacacactccacccgtCTGTCTCCATCTGAAGCTCTGAGTGGAGCTCTACCTTTATCTACTGCTCCCAGCATGCACTTCTCCCTCAG gttctcTGTGGCGGCGGTGTGTTATGCAGTGTGTAGATCCAGTTCAAACCGTAAGGAGCTCACACACTTTGTCCCTCATCATCTCTAtaaacag ctgcTGTTCCTCATGACCCGGTTGGTTCCAGAGGTGCGTGCAGACGTGTCGGCAGTAGCAGTAAGGGGGAGTGTGTGCAGTGAAGATGAGAATGCTGATGAAGAGCAGTGTGTATCTGCATGGTCGAGTGTTACCGTCTCTGAGAGGAGTGTGTGGAGTTCTGTTAAAGCGCTGTGGATGAACACGTCCATTAGGAACCTGCAGACCCACCAGCAACACCag ttgtccTTCACTGAGTGGTTGATGATGGAACTCCAGGTACAGCGCAGTCATGATGCTCTCTCTGATACAGACAG acAGGTGTATGAGAGGTGGGCGTGTCAGCAGTGGTTTCTTCCATTGTGTGAGCGTGCAGGAGGGTGTGGAGGAAATGCTGAAACAGCATCTACACACATCATCAACACTGTACTGAACACAcg gttgGCCTCTGCTCCTCCTCGTACAGACTCATGTAGTGTAGATCTTCTGTCTCGACTgcag gaggtgCTGTGGGAGGTGCAGTACACTCGGAGGAGAAcagtgaaggaggaggagaaACACTTCTTCTGGGATCTGATACATCAAAGATGCTCTATTGTGTCTGAACCAGGAAACATCAGCACTGACCTGGAGCTCCAGAGAATCCTGCACATCTgtaacag TATCATTCTGGCTGTACCCTCTCCTCtgctggtgaatgtgagatgTGCTGGAGGAAGAAGCGCTCTGCGCTGTGAAGCACTTATGGAGCACATCAATACACAtcag agGCGAGGATGTGTTCCTGCTGGTGTTCTTTCCTGCTCCCTCACAACCCACTTCCTTTCA gcaGTCCTCAGTGCAAGTGTGAATTGTGAATCTCCTCTTGAAGCTGTTGATGTCACTCAGATCAGTCATGAATGTCCTCTGCTACTGCTGTCTACtgtg aggtggTGGGGGTGTATATCTACGGTGGTGACATCTCTATGGGAGCGTTTGATTGGAGGAGAGCAGCCTGCACTAATACACCTACTGACGGAGTGCAATGATTGGGTCTacag ttCAGTGAGGGGGGTCTCAGCCCGCGTACCCGAGGCTCCTGCTCTGATGTTGGCCGTGTGTTTACACAGCGCACTTGAGCAGCAGGGTGGCGCCACTCAGCTCAGTAAAGCTAAACGTGCACTCACGGCACAGAAACAAACCGAG gtgCTGGTGTTTCTCCTGTTCTTCTACATATCTGACCTCATTTCAGCTTACCTCACTGCCCag gctgaTCTCGGTGTGAATCGTGCTACAGATCTCAGCGTGCACCTCATCACTCTGCTGATGGACTCCTCTGATTGGCTGTCACTTTTTCACCAATCAGGATGCG AAGAGAGAAGCTCCTACCAGCCGATCGTTTCCATGGTAACCACAGACGTGAACATGCGACTGATGCCATTTGCTTTCTTCAG TGTGTTGGCAGCTGTAGATGAGTGTGTGTTGAACAGAGTGATGGTGACTTCAGGTTTCCTCCTCACAGCTGTGATGTCATACATCTCACTGATGAAGCtcttcctgcacacacacactgcagagaTCAGATCCAACACACtccaacag ACTCTGTGTAGAGCTCAGCAGATCGTACTGAGGAGCATCAGTGTGAGTCCATCAAACTCCATCACACACAATCAGCTACACcag ATGGAAGAGGCGTGTCGGGATGTTGACCCAGAGGTAGCAGCTTCGTTATCCACCCTGATGAACCTTGATGACCTCTGA